The Bacilli bacterium sequence CACCTGCCCCGAATTTTCTCCGGCAAATTGTCGAAACGTGCCCACTTTACCGGATTGCTCTCCGGCCCAGCCAATCGGTTGCCCGATCCCGAACGCGGAAGCCGCCGCCACGATTTGTTGCGGTTTTAACCGCTCCGCCACGTTGGCAAAGACAATATTGCAGGATTCGGCATAGGCTTCGGCAAAGTTGATGCGGCCGTGCCCATTCTTCTTCCAACAGGAAAAATGGAATTTTCCAAGCTCGCCGCCGCAGAAAAACTGTTCCTGCGGCTGGACGACATGAGCATCCAACGCCGCCGCCGCAATCACGGTTTTGAATATCGAACCGGGCGCGGTAGCGGAAAGCGCGCGGTTTTGCCATTTTCCGTCTGCGGGATCGACGCTGTACGGATTAAACCGGGGGCGGCTGGCCATGGCCAACACATCGTTGTTTTGGGCATCGAGCAATACGACGGCGCCTTCCTGCACTTGCGCCTCATCCAACGCTTCTTCGACAATCGTTTGCATGCCCGCGTCGAGTGTGGTGATGATTTTTAGCGGATAATACCGGTTGTCCGGGGCGCTTATCCGCAGTCCAAGCCCTTGCAGCGGATTATTTCGTCCATCCGTATAAATGATTGCTTTCTCTTGGCCTATTCCGCGCAAATATGCGTCGAACGTTCGTTCCAGTCCGGATGCGCCGACCTGTTGGCGGCTCCGTTCGTTTTTGTCGGGATCTTCCGCGATAAAGCCAATCACATGTTGCGCGGGCATATTTTCCGGGTAACGTACGGTGACTGGCAGCACATGAAGAAAGGGAAGCTTCAGCCCGGCCAGCGCCTGCGCCTCTTCCGGGGAAAGCAGATAGGGACGTTTTGCGTAGGCGGCGGTCCAGAACTTCGGAGCTTTCAGCCCGTCAACAAATGCCGACCACGCGGCGCGATTGATTTTCAAAATTTGCGCGATGCTTGCCGCCGCCTGCTCGCCGCGGAAATCGCCAACGGGAAAAACGGCCAATCCCTTGCCGACTTCCCCGGTAATGGGGCTTGCATCGCGGAAATAAAAATGGCCCCTGCCCGCATCCAGCACAAGCGCGTGTTCCCGCTGGGAAACCGCGCCGCGGGCAAGCCCGGTCTTTGCACCGGACAAAACACCCGAAGCGATCAGCTGCAAATACAACAGCCTGATTAGCAGAACAAGAAACCCCATGGAAAAGGCAAGCAACAATAAAAATATGCGCCGCTGCATCGGATTCACCCCAAAAACACGCTTCTTTTCCATTATTGCCCGGATGGGCATATTCAAACAAAAAAGCCTCCCATACACTGGGAGGCCAATTTTTACTGGATGGAAATATGCCGTTTAGATCACAAACTTGGTAAGTGACTCTTTGAGCGTATTCGACAGGGAGTCAAGCTTATCCGACAACTGCACCAGCTCTTCGCTCACTCTGAGCTGCTCCTGGCTCAATGATGCTACCTCTTCCGAAGTGGCCGAAGATTGTTGCGAAATGGCGCTGACACTGCCCATCGCTTCCGATAAAATCTCCTGTGATTCCTCCAATTTTTGGATGGAACCCGAG is a genomic window containing:
- a CDS encoding penicillin-binding protein 2; this encodes MPIRAIMEKKRVFGVNPMQRRIFLLLLAFSMGFLVLLIRLLYLQLIASGVLSGAKTGLARGAVSQREHALVLDAGRGHFYFRDASPITGEVGKGLAVFPVGDFRGEQAAASIAQILKINRAAWSAFVDGLKAPKFWTAAYAKRPYLLSPEEAQALAGLKLPFLHVLPVTVRYPENMPAQHVIGFIAEDPDKNERSRQQVGASGLERTFDAYLRGIGQEKAIIYTDGRNNPLQGLGLRISAPDNRYYPLKIITTLDAGMQTIVEEALDEAQVQEGAVVLLDAQNNDVLAMASRPRFNPYSVDPADGKWQNRALSATAPGSIFKTVIAAAALDAHVVQPQEQFFCGGELGKFHFSCWKKNGHGRINFAEAYAESCNIVFANVAERLKPQQIVAAASAFGIGQPIGWAGEQSGKVGTFRQFAGENSGQVFDSKTVVDEGAMVQTAIGQRDVRMTPLQGAFMVSVLLHGKNVNRPRIASEIRYANGLLKEKFPYRRAALAGTPISSAASQELLKDMQKVVATGTGAKLRKSAWKIAGKTGTAQVFSQGKEKTNQWFVGYFPADKPRYIISVLIKNMPKQPANAALHVTGMIVADMAATSKTAIQ